From the Papaver somniferum cultivar HN1 chromosome 2, ASM357369v1, whole genome shotgun sequence genome, the window AGACAGGAGTGGTAGGGTCGCTGGAATCAATCtagttgggctggataatcatttggaagcaaaacagggagtgaGGAAAAACTCGTGTTTTCCTGCATTTAATCTGTGAAGATTGATGAAGATATTTAGCGAGATTCTTGGTTTGAACTAGATTTGTATTGATCTGTTACGCTAAAACAAGGGTGATCACTGCATTTGATTCAGAAAAGCAAGGTCGATTCTCTCATTTGAAGAAAACAGGGCCCATATATTCTTTGTGAAATATTCTcgggacttctcattattttggGAAGTTATCTTGTGGTAGAGGCATGTTTGATGTTATTTGGTGCATGTAGTATCTTTTTGGAGTGTGTTACATATCCGCAGACATGAGAAggcaaatcagggaagaaaatattctcgagaacatttttcttcactgccgtataatgggagatttcgtggagtaatgaggagttattcttggccctgttgagtataaatacgaCTCTAGGGTAGCATAGAGAatgggatggagagtttggggagcagtgagaacgaacagagagtcgagaaatcaaagttgcaggaaacgccatttctgctgctgcatagatgaagaacacgaagaacagaccaatcaagatagtcgtttatcaacagtgataacgacacacatccgtgggtcttagaagctacagtctcAGCGACTGTTGCGCGACAGTCTTTTTTGATATAGTAAAGCGACAAtactcatttatcgttctttgtaatagctggtttataacagaaataagtgttacaaacccgtttttaattattttctcccatattatcatccttgtaagcaccttttgagcaataaattatctttttgagtgtgtttgcatcatgatgaagagctaaacccaatcctttgggcgatggaggaagctgttgtttcggtaaaagtgatatatctttattttaaattaattatagaaattctattatgatttttgcattgaactaaaaatggattatatgattttgattagttaggtgtattttctcttgatagaatacgcttgctttagagttttgatattctatgcttggattaacatctattttattaaaaatctacatgtctaggcaatactattagaatcaatttgaatgttgagttgcgaaattattattttattaaatcactaatatcgaccaatggtggaatcctagccccagtctctccacaatattcacatcacctttttatttcagtttgttattatcatttataaaatttaagtctaaaaaatctgctttcacaagtcttgaacgaaccattacttaccacttctacaaccactgtaaaaataTCATCAGATAGCAACggttacgagttcgaccgagcagttctctaacagttATCAGATGTTGCTGTTATATCTTTTCGACGCAAATGTTGCTCTAAATAATTGTCTATTGTCTCTCCACTCCGGAAATCTTTAggaaatctgaatgaaaaagtctACTTAATGATGTGAGTTATTTATAGATAATACTAGTAATACGAATTTGTTTTTAGTATGTTAATGAAAGATTCTTGTTATTATGATACTTAGAATGTAATAcctcgatattcggcagtggttggccgaatgaaatatgagtaatgatttttactttcctaataccgaggccttttcaacacaattggctccagagttggcagaaaactctacagTTAAGCGTGATCGGGCGGaaataatccagggatgggtgaccatccgggaagtttctgctgaaTTACCGCatggatgcccgttgaaaactccACACTgtcggatgaccgcagtggctaagtgggggcaatatcggtggagggacgggtcattacatagACAAATTGTGTTATTTTCGCACGATCCTAACAATTTAAAAACATTATGCTGATGCAAATTTGTTAACATTGAATGAATTAAGTTAACAATATGATTTGAAATATAAGCaacaaaataaatatttgatttaAAACTAAAACTCTGAATAATAAACTGAAAATAGAAATGATTAAACTGATAATATTTAAGGAGCCCAACCACATTGGTTTTACGGTTCAGTATTATCTCGTCCTCTCATAGTTGCATGTAGTGGTTTTGGTCATCATATTGAGAGACATGCATTATAATTTTGCAGAATTCTTCttgttttcatcatctttttgCATCAAATCTTGCTTCTCTTGCCCCTTTCCAGATTTATTTTTAGCTCTTGCACCGATCTTCAGTTGTGATTTTTTTTGGAATGAGCATTGAAAGTTTGTTGTTTTTCAATAATTTTTCCAACATTTAATATGGGGCATTCATTCTTGCTTTTCCTGTGTTTCTTTACTActttcgtgtttttttttttgctctttaaTACTTTCGCTTCTTTTTTGCTCATCGGGTGTAATATGAAATATTGATATCATTTAATCTTGGGCATTCATTCTTGCTCGAGGCCGGTCGCAGTTACACTCTTTCCCCGTTAAATTAGGTTGCCAAATTTGGCATGAAAATTTCTCTCTTTTAACTTATTATTTTTATGAATAACCCATGTTACGacgtgtttttttgttttgttttgttttgttttgctttgttttgttttgttttgtatatATGAGTTTTATAGCCATACTTGTGGATACTCCTAAAGAGAACGCACAATTGAGCATAAATCAAAAGTTAAATTATTATATTTGTGGTTCAAACCTTGTAATTGCTAGAACTCACTCCAATTTAAAAAGTTTGAAGTAGTCTAGCGACCATTACTTTAGGAtatcagaaaaaagaaaaaaattagtttGCGTCACAAAAATTTGAGTTTTTTACTTCTAAAAATCGTTGTGCGATTTTATACTCAAATTAACTTCTCTTGACTTTCAAAAAAACGAAAAGTTACTTCTGCATACGCATCCAAACAGGCTATAAACTTTCTTGTTGACCCAGAATCCTAAATCGGGTGCGGATAGCAGGAGATAAAACCAATGAGACTATACTATTACGAAGAGGACAAAGTTCAGACCAAATGGACTGTCTTTTCCTTCCTTGAGAAACCCCTAGAAGGCTAAAACTATGGTTTCACTCCTGAAGAAAccctttttctcttctcttcaAACACTCACTCTCCAGCGCCTAACTAGAACACTCAGCTGTAAGAACTAACGACAACCCATTCTTCCCTCTCTCCCAATCTCAATCCCTCCTTATTGATATGTTTGATTTTTCGATATTGCAGATGTTTCTGGGGAGAGAAGAAGCTCTGAAGAAGTTTCATCTGAAACCAACTCTAGTTTTATACACCCAACTGCTATTATTCATCCTAAGGCTGTTATTGATCAGGTAATAATACTCCTGTTTTTTCAATGCTTCTATTACTAGAGTATGCATCTTAGTTACAATCACAATATTTCTTCTCAATGTAATTTTTCATTTTGTTCTTGTAGACATAATTACAAACAGGTTGCCTTCATTTAAGTTAACGATGCAATGGACTAAATTTCCGAAATGGTTTAAGTTGGTATTCGTCCATTGATCCGTTGACGTATATACAAGTTATGGATCATCTTTTTGGCTATTAGTTTGGGGGTACTGCTCGTATAATCGTGCAAAAATAGggaaattttgtgtttttatgtgCGTTTCATCATatgtttttggtttttatatATAGGATGTTACTATTGGTCCATTCTGTACAGTTGGTTCAATGGTGAGGATTGGTAAAGCTTGTAAATTATATCCTGGGAGTCATATTTTTGGAGATACGGAGATAGGGGAACGGTGCACTTTAATGACGTAAGCTTTACAATTTTGCCATTTCTATGACCTATATTCTGGTTTCAATCATTGTTCTTCTTTTACTCAAGGAAAAGTTTCACATGGTATTTGGAAGTTACTTTTTTTACTGTGTTCTTGTGGTAGTTGTTTGCCTGGAGTAATTGTTTGCTTTCAAACTGTGTCAGGCAGTGGTGCTATTGTTGGAGAAGATATTCCAGGGCGTACAACCATTGGATGCAATAACATTATCGGGCATCATGCAGTGGTTGGAGTGAAGTGCCAAGATATGAAATACAAGGTTAGTTTCTTTCTACACTGATAGGTACCGAACAGTGTAGGACTGATTTAAATAAAAGAGAGTATCTTAAAGCAAGAGTCCTAAGCTTCCATGCCGCATAGGCGTACAACTAAAATCTCAACTGACTCCTCAAGACTTCAAGGGTGGCAAACTCAATGAGGGCCCTCTTTCCCctttttttggcatgtgcaaaTAATTACTCCGGCTCAAAATTGACATATGAAACTATAATAATGTAGCAGCTCTTGTCGGTGCTTTAGTGGTCATTTTCAAAGGAATAAGATATTTGATTTGTCGTATATTACTTTTCTGGTTAGCCAGGGAGCGATTGTTTCCTCGATGTTGGCGACAACAACGAGATCAGAGAGTATACATCAATTCACCGATCTTCAAAACCAAGTGACAGAACGGTATGGAGATGCTGTAGCTAGTTGATGTTTAATAGATACTAATCCTTTCTATTAATTAGATTTCATATATTGATTGGCTTCCAATATTTTTAGGTTATTGGTGACAACAATCTTATTATGGGATGTTGTCATATTGCGCATGACTGCAAACTTGGTAACAACATTATACTTGCAAACAATACTCTCTTAGCTGGGCATGTTGTGGTCGGAGTAAGTCTCTGTTTGACAGTTCGATACATCCATTATTAGTTCTCAGTCATGAAAATCTTTGTTTGTACTTGTAGTAATTTAATTCAGGTTCTGTAATGTAGGACTATGCTCACTCTGCAGGCGGTGCTGTTGTCCATCAATTCTGTCATCTGGGTTCACATTCTTTCATCGGTGGTGGTTCTGTGGTATGCTTTTATTTTGCCTCTAAATATATGCAAAACTATCCTCAACACATTAGAGTTTCTGCTGAACAAAGTATTTCAATTGGGTTATACAGAGATAATCGAGTTAATTAGCCCGATCATTTTGGCGTTTGCAATTTTCGCAAGTCTGAAATGTTGCTTATTTTTCTAGGTTTCACAAGATGTTCCAAAGTACATGATGGTTACTGGTGATAGAGCCAACCTTCGGGGATTAAATTTGGAGGGTCTGCGGCGCCGTGGATTCTCCAGTGAAGAGGTTGGCCTTATTCCATATGAATATAGTTTGGTTTTTATTAACTCACTTTCATATCCTGATCACTTTTTTCTGTATCTGCCTTTAATCTATCTTCTTCTTATGCTTGGATCTTTTTCTGTTGTTTCTCGAGCTTTATAGCATACTgctaatttttcttttatggcaAAAAAAAATTAAGGTTACAGGCATGAGGAGGGCGTATCAAAAAATGTTCATGCCAGTAGATGGAAAGTTAGGGGGTATTGAAGATCGTCTCGCTGAAGTGGTAATCTTCTTTTCTTGGTTTAACCAGTGTAACGTGTTTTACGACATGTTTAATTCCTCATAGTTATTTTATTATGGCAACGGCAATAGAAAGAAAACTGCTAATGTTTGAATTAAAACACTTATAAAAATGTTCTAAGCCGAATCTTAACTGAATGAGTCaataaaaatttagttacatCCATTAAATGAACACCAATAATACAGAAGAAGATTTATATCCCTGCATCATTTGATTATATCACAGGAGAAAACTAGAGAATTAGCTATGTTGGATGTTGTGCGCTCTATGGTTGAATCTATTCGGGACTCTTTTGAGCAAGACCGTCGTGGAATTTGCAAGTTCAAGCATTGGAGTGGCTCTTATAGCTCTAGTTAAGGTGAGTTCCTGCAACTCGAAACAACTTTGTCTGCATCCTTTTATAGATAATTGTTTCGACTTACAAACTGTAAAAATCACTATGCAACCACAAAATCAAACTTCTCCAGAATAGCTTAATAACCAAAAAGGCTCACAAATACAAACAAATTGTTCGTTTGTTTATTTTTTGGGTGAAAAAAGGAATCATATTAGAACTGCTATAAATTTGAATCTGGTTTATGTGGTATTAGCCAGAACAAACTAAAAACAGGTTCTTGAAATGCACACGTTTTTAGGATCAGGATATAACATCCAAAAATATATCTTCTTTACATTCTAAAGTGACTTGTAATCAATATTTAGTGTATAATCAGTCGTAAGCACTCACTTAGATACTTGGGCAGGACAGCCCTACATTTTTGTTGCCTGTATTGTGCCCTTCATGGCTTCATAATCGATCCAATAATTACAACAAGGCACCAATTTGGCAATGTGATCTAAACTTGGTTCGCTAGCCAAATAATTGGATTCACTCAACCTTTAGATGTTTGTGTGTGCTATTAGGTTACTCACTTTATCACCCCGCAGAACAataattttcaccaaaaaaactaGTTTGCCTGTCAAAGTTGAATGCCACTGCTTTATTTTGTTGTACAGGTATAGGACTTTCAAGAGAGTGCCAAGAGGTTGAAAAGTACTCTGCCCCGGAACAAGCTCACAACCATGAATGATATGGAAGTTGGTTTGCAGTTTTCTAAATTATTCAATTATCCAATTTTCTACCCGGGTGTTAGATCCAGTTTAGTTCAGATCAATGGGTGTATCTCTATTCTGGTTTTTGTTCTAGTAATTTAGTATATGAAGAATATGGCTTTGTTAATGGATATTAAGTTCAGGACGCGGAATTGAAGCATGGGTAAGCTTGAGTAAAAAAGACTTGTCTGAGTTGAACGTCATGAGGAACTTCTAGCATCTATCTCTTAGTAGTTGggttgacaattataaaatgatAGTATTTCTAAATCCTCTCTGTTTTCTCAACTTATATGTTTTATATCTTTTTGTATAAATAAAGGTTATTCGTCGTCTGGTTCATGGGGTTTTTAACTATGATCCAACTTTGATTCCCAGTTCTTCAGAATTTAAGAGATTGGATGCCTGGACCAATATTTCAGAAGAATCTTCAATCCCTCATTTTCTTGAACAGTCGGCCAATTATATACCTACAGTAAAAGATTCAAAGGCTCCAATTATTTTAAGACTCCTTATTTTAAAGAGAAACTAAATCGTTagtataattttattattttcttgttatAAAGTTGAGTTGGGATAGTTACTACACCATTGTTGTTAATTTGTGTGTTCTAAGTTACGGCACGGGCTttagtttgttgttgttgtggttgttaCTGGTTACCATATGACCCTATACGAACTTATTGGACTTTCCTCCTGTGATATGGATGGAGttgcttttatttttgttttggtagtGGTTGACAATCTTTTAGTCAAGATATAAGCATATCTAACTACTAACTTTCTCGGGTAAAAAAGGTTGTCGAAGTTGATCACAAAACCATGATTTTCCCTGTCTTATCTTATTTTTGCTAACCATAATTTATTGTTGCCTTTACTCTGGTTTCAGAGCACAAACCGCTGTTTAGGAGACGTATGTTTCTGAGAGGTTATAAGTTCGGTATCTGATTGCTCAGTCTTTAGGAAGATTTGCAATGGTGTTGAGAACAAAAATTACAACACACATGCGCTAAGTCAAGTGTCTTTGTGACACCTGCAAGTGTAAAAATATGGCAAAACAAATTCTATTTGTTTTGGTATTAACGGTAAAATGAGATTGCTTTGATCGATTAGAAGTAAATTTGGTATTGCATGTAACACAAAGATCTATGAGAAAAGTGCATTCTTAAGATTGTAAAAAGATTAAGATTTCATTGTGCTTGAATTTCCAAAGACATCATTTTTTAAAATGCGATGGGTTGCTACGAAAAATTAGGACATCTAAATTGGAAAATATTAGAATCCATAAACTGTGCGGGTAAACTCAATTCCGTGGAGTAAACTTCTCATCCTTCATTTTGTTGACCCGACCCATAATGCAACGGCAGTAAGGTGCAACACCAGTCTGATGAGAAATTAATATCTCATTACATTCTATGAAGATCCAAGAAGGAAATCAGCATTTCATATCCCGTGTCAATAGCTACAGGATGTCAAAACttcatatcagaattagggtgcaacaaaacctcttaTTTGTCTCAAAATCTTTCCTAACATCCAAAGCACCTTTCCTCCGTTATACTATCACTAATTTATAGCGGAGTGGCTTTTTAGGCCATCCACCGTCAGTTGTCCATGGGACAGATCTGGGCGTAGTTTTATTCACCTACCTTCACAACTAAATGTGTATCTCTTCTACTTTATTGTAGTGGGTGGTTTAAAAcacagttttttttcttccaaaacgtGTCTAACCCAGGTCCCACTCTTCAGTTTATGATGTATACGTGGAGTACTTATATGCCGTACTAATCCCACTGTTCGGTTTTTAACTTACAAAACAGTGAAAACCAACTCCAACTCTCCAGGTTATATGACTTCTCCCCACTTTTCTTTTACCCAGTTTCATTACCTGTTTCAAAAACATCAGAATCTTTTGTTCTCATCACTATGGAATTTATTTGAACTTTGTTGTGTGCTGTAATTTTCGGTTTCATTTCTGTTGGGTGTAATTTTGTTTTTTCAGTTTTGCTAGATTCATGGATGCAGTGAGATATGTCCACAGTTGCATCTTTAACACCCCTAATCGCACAAAGAAAGTGATGAGAACTGTTCCCTGCAAATGGCAATCGACAGCCCCGGTTACATTTAGGCACAACTACATCTATCAAACCAGCAATCACAGGAAGATTGTACGAAATAGTGTGACCGGACCAGAATTTGGAATACCTTCAGACTCAACTACAACTGAGTTTGTAACAAAGCTAATTTAGTTAAACAAAGAGaaaatgcaaaaacaaggaagaatACATCAAAGGTAGTTTTTAAAGATTGTATTGTTGTTTCTGACCATATCTTACTTTGGTTTAGGCTATTGAAATTTGAAAgtctatggatgatttttcagacaAAAAAAAACGGAGTGCGGCGAACAACAACTAATGGTTTGTTCTTGGACACAAATTATCCATGTTTATCTATATATGGCGAGGTATGCTAATTCATTGGCACACAGTTAGTTCAACAATACCTAATTCTTAGTGTCTCACACTTTTTAATTGTTGTAACAGATGGATCGGGACTTGGATTACTCGGTAAGAAAATCCAATAATCATATTTTTAGACGTCTTGCGCTTAGCTTTCTGACTATCATATTAACGGAAACTCTCGATTTCACAAGATTAAACATTTAGCAATGAATGGTGTTCTGATTGACTTCCATGATATGAAGgtttgttcattttattttttctatcggtttattttgttttattttccatGAAATGTAATCTACTTTCCATGATTTGACGGTAACAGCCGATTGAGGATCGTCTGATTGTGACTGATTGGGGAAGAAAAAATATGTTGCTACTCCATAGGTAAACGATATCACATTTTCAAACATTCTTACTGGTTCAAACATTCTTATTGGCAAATGGGAGAATTTATCTTAGTTTGCACTATGGGCCTGAGTGGAAACAAAAACATAAGCTACTACTCATATATTAATTTTTGTAGAAAGGCCGGCAAATGACAGACCACATTTATCTTAGTTTGCACTATGGGCCTGAATGGAAACAAAAACACAAGGTAACTCATATCATTATTATTTTCTGCATATGTGAAGCAAATTTGCTAATTCAGTGTATGGTATTCTCAGATTGTTGTTCGTGCCCCTCATTGGATACACATGCTGCTTATAAACACTTCCATATTCGCAAACATGGTGAAGAAAATGTACACTTAAAAGCCTGAGAAATGTGCACCAAGTCAACATTGAGCTTTCTAATTTT encodes:
- the LOC113353518 gene encoding probable acyl-[acyl-carrier-protein]--UDP-N-acetylglucosamine O-acyltransferase, mitochondrial; its protein translation is MVSLLKKPFFSSLQTLTLQRLTRTLSYVSGERRSSEEVSSETNSSFIHPTAIIHPKAVIDQDVTIGPFCTVGSMVRIGKACKLYPGSHIFGDTEIGERCTLMTGAIVGEDIPGRTTIGCNNIIGHHAVVGVKCQDMKYKPGSDCFLDVGDNNEIREYTSIHRSSKPSDRTVIGDNNLIMGCCHIAHDCKLGNNIILANNTLLAGHVVVGDYAHSAGGAVVHQFCHLGSHSFIGGGSVVSQDVPKYMMVTGDRANLRGLNLEGLRRRGFSSEEVTGMRRAYQKMFMPVDGKLGGIEDRLAEVEKTRELAMLDVVRSMVESIRDSFEQDRRGICKFKHWSGSYSSS